A stretch of DNA from Nitratireductor thuwali:
GTTCGCGTGCGTTGACGATATCACCGGCAGGAGAGACGGCGTGAGCAGATCGAGCGACAGGGGCCCAAGCGATAGGGGCATGGGCGACACGACCGAAAGCCGCCTTTTTTCCCAGCCCTGGATCTTCATTCGCGGCGTGCCCTCGATGAAGTTCCTGCCGCCGGAAGGTCCGCCCGAGATCGCGTTCGCGGGCCGGTCGAATGTCGGCAAATCCTCGCTCATCAATGCGCTCGTGCGCCAGCGGGGGCTGGCGCGCACGTCCAACACCCCAGGCCGCACGCAGGAACTGAACTATTTCGTCCCCGACGGCTACAGCGGCGAGCCCGGCGACCTGCCGCCCATGGCGCTGGTCGACATGCCCGGCTACGGCTTCGCCAAGGCCCCCAAGGAACAGGTGGACGCCTGGACCAAGCTCGTCTTCGAATATCTGCGCGGCCGCGTGACGCTCAAGCGAGTCTACCTGCTCATCGACGCCCGCCACGGAATCAAGAAGATCGACGAGGAGGTCATGGACCTGCTCGACCAGGCCGCCGTGTCCTATCAGGTGGTGCTGACGAAGGCCGACAAGATCAAGCCTCCGGCCGTCGTCAAGCTGGTCGACCAGACCCTGGCCCAACTGAAAAAGCGGGCTGCCGCCTTCCCCGAACTCATCGCCACCTCGTCGGAAAAAGGCGAAGGCGTCGAGAACCTGCGAGCCACCATTCTGCGCGCGATCGAGGGGTAGGCGCCTCCCGCTACGCCGTCTTCGGCGAAAATGTCAGCGCCACGCCGTTGATGCAGTGACGCTTCCCCGTCGGCGGCGGGCCATCGTCGAAGATATGGCCGAGATGCCCGCCGCAGCGCCGGCAGTGGCATTCGGTCCGCGTCATGAACAGCGTGTTGTCGTCCTTGGTGCCGATGGCATCGGGCAGCGCCTCGTAGAAGCTCGGCCAGCCGGTGCCCGAATCGTACTTGGCCTCCGATGCGTAGAGCGGCAGCGCGCAGGCGGCGCAATCATAGGTGCCGGCCCGCTTCTCCTTGAGCAGCGGGCTCGTATAGGGCCGCTCCGTCACCTCCTGGCGCATCACGGCGAACTGCTGTTCGCTCAGGATTTTCCGCCACTCGGCTTCGGTCTTGGTGATCTCGAAGCTTCTCGCCATGGCGCTGTAGCCGGGCCTGCCGCGAAACGCGAACGCCCCACCCGCAATGGCGACGCCCGCGCCCGCTCCGGCATAGAGGAAATGTCTGCGTTTCATGTCTTGCACTCCTTCACTGGCCCTGAATCTAGCTACGGGGTCGCTCTACGGCAAATCAATGGGCCGTGATGGCCGGGCGGAGAAGATGATCGCCCGGCCACCGCGTTAGGCTTACTGCTTGGGCAGAAGCACGGTGTCGATGACGTGGATGACGCCATTCGACTGGTCGACATCGGCAATGGTGACGGTCGCCACGTTCCCGTTCTCATCGGTCAGGGTTATCTTGTCGCCATCCATTTTGGCCTGCAGCGTGCAGCCGCCAAGCGTCTCCACCGGGTGCGTGCCGCCATCATCGGCGATCATCTTGCCGATCGCGCCGGACATTGCCTCCGCTCCCACCACGTGGCAGGTCAGAATGGTTGTCAGCAGTTCCTTGTTCTCCGGCTTCAGCACCGTCTCGACAGTCCCGTCGGGAAGCTTCTCGAAGGCGGCATTGGTCGGGGCGAAGACGGTGAACGGGCCGTCGCCGGACAGCGTTTCGACGAGGCCTGCAGCCTTGACCGCGGCCACCAGCGTGGTGTGATCGGCCGAATTCACCGCATTCTCGATGATATTCTTGTCCGCATACATGGCCGCGCCGCCGACCATGGGATTGTCGGCCATGCTTGCCCCGGTAAGGGCGAGGACTGCAGTGCCGGCGAGAATGGATGAAACGAGCTTCTTCATGTCGGTAACTCCCTGATTGTTCCTGTGCTCCGTTCTTGGAGACACAGGGAGACACGGAGGCGACGACGGAAGAGTTTCAGGAGAACCGAAAAAAATGCGCGTGAAGAAAACGCTTTGGCGGCGCTCAGATCGGATTGAGGGCGCCTTGCGCCACGACGGGTCCGGTAGGCGCGCCGCTGGGCGAGCCGCCCGGGGGCTCGGTCGTGATCGCGAAAACGGCATCGTCGTCGATGGCGGCCTGGAGCGCTTCGCCGACGGCCACATGCACGCTGCTTCCTTCCGGGATGACGCCCAGCGAGTGAGGCTGGCCGTCGTCGATCACCCACAGCTCGAAATCCCGCCCTTCCGGACGGGCGCCGGTGACATGGGAAAGGCCGATGTCTTGCGTCCGCGCGTCGTAAACGACGAAATAATGGACCTCGCTTCCTTCGCCGGACAGCGACGCGACGAACCGCTCGTCCGCGTCGGGGGCAGGGGCCTCCATCAACGTGACGGCGGCAAGGACAAGGAGCGCCGCCGCGGCTGCCGCCGTCGCCGCCCGCCACACCGAAACGCTTTGCCACATCCGCGCCAGCGCGCCGGGTTGCTGGCGCGCTGCCTGCCCGAACAGCCGTTGCTGCAGGGCCTCGCGCACCGCGCCCGGCGGGGCGACTTCCTCGAATCCGTCCGCCATCGGCGAAAGCTTGGCTTCCCAAGCCTCGACCAGCTGGGCAAATGCGGGTTCTGCCTCGATCCGCCCGGCCACCGCCGCCCGTTCGTCGGCCGGAAGCACGCCAAGCACATACTCGGCGGCGACGAGGTCGTCCTCCTCCCTGTATGGCCTATGGTCGTCGACCGGCGTCATCGTTCCAGGCATTCCTTCAATTTGGCCAGGCTGCGCCTGAGCCAGGTTCGCATCGTATTCAGCGGTACGCCGAAGCGCTCCGCCAGTTCGGAGTAGCTGTCGCCGTTGAGATAGGCGCCGCGCACGGCCGCTGCCCGGTCGTCCTCCAATTCGCCGAGGCAGCCATCGATAAGCCGGCGCTCGCCGCTGGCGATCGCCTGC
This window harbors:
- the yihA gene encoding ribosome biogenesis GTP-binding protein YihA/YsxC, which codes for MGDTTESRLFSQPWIFIRGVPSMKFLPPEGPPEIAFAGRSNVGKSSLINALVRQRGLARTSNTPGRTQELNYFVPDGYSGEPGDLPPMALVDMPGYGFAKAPKEQVDAWTKLVFEYLRGRVTLKRVYLLIDARHGIKKIDEEVMDLLDQAAVSYQVVLTKADKIKPPAVVKLVDQTLAQLKKRAAAFPELIATSSEKGEGVENLRATILRAIEG
- the msrB gene encoding peptide-methionine (R)-S-oxide reductase MsrB, yielding MKRRHFLYAGAGAGVAIAGGAFAFRGRPGYSAMARSFEITKTEAEWRKILSEQQFAVMRQEVTERPYTSPLLKEKRAGTYDCAACALPLYASEAKYDSGTGWPSFYEALPDAIGTKDDNTLFMTRTECHCRRCGGHLGHIFDDGPPPTGKRHCINGVALTFSPKTA
- a CDS encoding fasciclin domain-containing protein; translation: MKKLVSSILAGTAVLALTGASMADNPMVGGAAMYADKNIIENAVNSADHTTLVAAVKAAGLVETLSGDGPFTVFAPTNAAFEKLPDGTVETVLKPENKELLTTILTCHVVGAEAMSGAIGKMIADDGGTHPVETLGGCTLQAKMDGDKITLTDENGNVATVTIADVDQSNGVIHVIDTVLLPKQ
- a CDS encoding anti-sigma factor; this translates as MTPVDDHRPYREEDDLVAAEYVLGVLPADERAAVAGRIEAEPAFAQLVEAWEAKLSPMADGFEEVAPPGAVREALQQRLFGQAARQQPGALARMWQSVSVWRAATAAAAAALLVLAAVTLMEAPAPDADERFVASLSGEGSEVHYFVVYDARTQDIGLSHVTGARPEGRDFELWVIDDGQPHSLGVIPEGSSVHVAVGEALQAAIDDDAVFAITTEPPGGSPSGAPTGPVVAQGALNPI